The window CACTGCCAAAAGCAATCTGCCACACCCGGTTCCCCCTCCGCACTCTTCCCTTTGCCTCGGTGTAAGCCAACTCGTACCAAATTGAGCTTGATGAAGTGTTGCCAAACCGATGCAGAGTCATCCTGGAAGCTTCAACGTGAATAGGCAAAAGCTGCAGATTCTTCTCAAGCTCATCAATCACGGCTCTCCCTCCAGCATGAATACAGAAATGATCGAAGGCAAGCTTAAAATCTGGGATATACGGCTTCACTTTTGCATTGAACAATTTCTTAGCAACTAAAGTTGAGAAGAACAAAAGTTGCTCACTAATCGGAAGAACCAAAGGACCCAAGGTTGTAATATTAGTCTTAAGTGCACCACCAGCAATTGCCATGAGATCTTTTGATAAAGAAACCCCTGTTTTCCCAGCATCATCCTGCTCCTGATAAACACACTTGAACGCCTTATCATCAGCTCCTTTATGGGTTCTAACCACATGAACAAGCTTATACTTTGCTCTTCTCCTGTCTTTAGCTTTATTCGACAATAAAACAGCAGAACACCCAACTCTAAACAAGCAATTAGGTATCAGCATTGACTTCTTGTTCCCAAAATACCAATTCTGTGTAATGTTCTCAGTACTCACAACAACAGCATAAGTATTCCTATGGATTTGCAACATATCTTTAGCAAGGTCGACAGCAATAACCCCAGCACTACACCCCATACCCCCAAGATTAAAGGTCCTAATATTCCCTCTCAATTTATACTTGTTAACAATCATTGCAGACAATGATGGTGTAGGATTAAACAAACTACAATTTACAACAAGAACACCAATATCTTTAGGCTTGATATTAGTGTTTGCAAATAAAATATCCAGTGCACCAAACATCACCTGCTCTGCCTCTTCTCTTGCTGCTGCCATTGATGGTCTTGGTGGAATATAATGCATAGCTTCAGGAACATAAGTTTCTTCACCAAGGCCTGATCTTTCCAAAATCCTCCTTTGAAATTCCAAAGAAGAATCATCAAAATCACCAGTCAGCTTTGAATGCTCCATGAACTGTTCATATTTGACTTGCAACTTTGCTGGAGGCTTATAACAAGCATAATCAACAAGATAAACGGATCTGGGCCTGGTCACGATATAAACCGTGGctccaaaaacaagaaaaacagaacAAATAATGACACTAACAAGATTATATTGAAGGTGAAGCCAAAGCTGGTGAATGTCATTTGGGTTCAATTGAGAagcttgaaaaataacaaaagctaTTAAAGGGACAAAACACAGAGTCAACAAATGAGTTATCAAATAATGATAACCCAACTTGACATACTTAAGATTCACACTTTGCAAGAAATCAGGCAATCTTCTTGATTGTCGGATCTGGACTCCATTGGTGGTGGTGGATTCGGTTTCAGGGGGGTTGTTCATATTGTCTTCCCTATATTTTCAAAGCTTTCAAGACGGGTTCCTTTTGGCTTATGGAGTGGTGGTAAGAGAAGCAGTGTAATTGACTATCTATGGTTTGCATATAAGAGATTAATGTAAGTTTAAAATACGGATCTGATGAAAcgataaagaaaaagacaagaaGGTGGGTGAGTTTAGAAGGGCTTGATACCACGACCCAGACCCAGACCCAGAAACAATGATTAAAGACAACCTATAGTTTGAGTAGATAACTGgtgatgacgacgacgacgataCATGAAATCTTCAATCGTTACCTGTCTCTGTTTTCTTAGTTCTTGTTTCATCTATCTTACATTTGTAGAgggatattaaaataaaaataaaaatgatgtgtAATGATTTTGGTCAAGATAGGaggtagagagagagaatgacGCACATGGAAAAGATAACAAGGGCATGACAAGAAGGTTATGTTTTTCGATGATAAATGATAaaaggaattatttttttaaatatttttatttgaaaatatatttaaatattattttttatttttaaaatttatttttaatattaagcatattaaaatgattaaaaaattaaaaaaattaaaattttttaaaaagacagggtcagccatattttcaaacacttctcaaatataattaaaacgtaattttatagaataagattgctatataaaaatttaaatttttattattaaatgatttttgttcAAGCATTATGTTCTTATAAGAGATTTACtaataaatccaaaaatcaacttaaacaaaGAAActtcaaagtaaaataaaaataatcccttaacaaactagaaaaataaaattattaagtttaatatttaatttactaaactaaatagaaataaataaaaataatcaaggaaaaaatatatttccttAAAAACCTCCTGCATCGATCTTCTCGAGTTGAAAAAAACTTGCATAAAGTGTAAATTACTCTTGCCTCGATCTTGTGGATATATAATCAAGGCtctccaacctttttttttcttcgttgtaggtttataataatttttaatatcaactttaGTCTTTTCTTGTTAAATGAGAAATATCATTTGACAAATAATTTCTCTTCCACAAACTTCTAAAGTAATGAATTGCAAacctcaaactttttttatcaACATGTATTGTATCTAGATAACCCATAGATAAATCTAACTATGTGATAGCTAaaatttataatcaaattgattaatgcaaattaaattaacaattttattttttagggtacCTTCCATGTTATTTTTACATTAGACCTCTAACTTATAAATAAGAACATTGTTGATGATATCATTACTATCATTACTACCACTGATTCTGCAATCAATATCAACATAATCATCATAGAATAAACATTATAAATTGGTTGTAACATGCATAACTTTTAGAATACAATTCTAAAATAGTGCTTTTTATGTAATACAAAAATCAGGATAattttttgtgaaatataaACAATGtagacaataaaattaattgactCAAGACTTACATAACATGCTTAATTAAACAATCCAGAGacatattaaaatttagaaGACAATAATATATAGAGTTTTATCTTAATTGATATAGATTTCAATATTGATTCAcaatattaacaaaagaaatacaAGATAATGATATTCATACTCCTAGAAACATGATTACAAGTCcagaataaaatatcaaatttatgatACATTTCAGTTTAACATttacaaatcataatttttatattaataacaaaaggTGGCACTatagaaattttattgattgaccCTAGTATGAGAGGATCCTaacaattaaatcattttatcattttagaatgtaaaataacaaatttataaattttatgcgCGTGAGTTCGTTTAACTCATAacaattttaatatcatcattttcAACCCACATATAATTCAATATCCTGCCAATCAAACATATTGATGCCATTAACCCTTTTTGATTAGCTAATCTAATAAATTATCTCGA of the Populus nigra chromosome 7, ddPopNigr1.1, whole genome shotgun sequence genome contains:
- the LOC133699575 gene encoding 3-ketoacyl-CoA synthase 4-like, with translation MNNPPETESTTTNGVQIRQSRRLPDFLQSVNLKYVKLGYHYLITHLLTLCFVPLIAFVIFQASQLNPNDIHQLWLHLQYNLVSVIICSVFLVFGATVYIVTRPRSVYLVDYACYKPPAKLQVKYEQFMEHSKLTGDFDDSSLEFQRRILERSGLGEETYVPEAMHYIPPRPSMAAAREEAEQVMFGALDILFANTNIKPKDIGVLVVNCSLFNPTPSLSAMIVNKYKLRGNIRTFNLGGMGCSAGVIAVDLAKDMLQIHRNTYAVVVSTENITQNWYFGNKKSMLIPNCLFRVGCSAVLLSNKAKDRRRAKYKLVHVVRTHKGADDKAFKCVYQEQDDAGKTGVSLSKDLMAIAGGALKTNITTLGPLVLPISEQLLFFSTLVAKKLFNAKVKPYIPDFKLAFDHFCIHAGGRAVIDELEKNLQLLPIHVEASRMTLHRFGNTSSSSIWYELAYTEAKGRVRRGNRVWQIAFGSGFKCNSAVWEALRYVKPSTSNPWEDCIDKYPVQIVM